The sequence GGTGAAATACCCATTCTCCCATATTTAGCTATTTTCAccatttcttgaggagtgagccttgcggccattgcatgTCCTTCAAGATCCTCTGGACGAGGTGGTTATGAtgacctaccaccttatccatacATAGAACCCATCCATTCCTTTTTTTGCGCTtactaaatactagcttgaacggatatttaattttatttgagcatgttgtgttcttcctcgtcatctttcctttatacacataacccttcctcttgtgactaacatccggatctccacttctctcacaaaccatttccaaacgagttttgctttcttttccattcaaaactaatATACACATGGCTTTCTTGGCATGctctctagcccaattcttcgcatcaataggttCTTTAAATCCCAAATCATTGACATAGTGATAGGATGTATCTTAGAACAACTTACAAAACGGAGAAGGTTGATTCTTCATTGGTATAGGTGGGCATTCAATATACAAGAAATGGAACAACAGCAAtggcaatcacaaacaagttcggtAACAAGAAAAATTTATCGCGATAACCGAACTCAAGGTTTGATTTGTAAAGCAATTTGACATGTAACGGAAAAAATAACAagtacaaagttcggttaccttccATTTTTAACTAGGTAACCGAACACAACACtgtaacttttgattttttttttctaagttcGGTTAGTTATGTTGTTGGGTACAAGTTTACGAACCAAtcgaactttgtacactaagtcaaatcttattttacgttaagttcggttagttattggttgcgaaccaaccgaactttgtacaataagtcaaatcttattttaCGTAAAGTTCAGTTAATTATTGGTTGCAAACCAACCGAAATTTGAGACCCTAAAGTTTGGTGACATTGCGTTCCAACCGAACTTTACTCTTAAATCCTATGAACAAAGTTTGGTAACATGTCTGTTGAAcgaacgactaaaaacctccattaaagatcGATtttggtaacctgcgtgtttggaacaagtaaccgaactacactttcagatgactTCGGTTACCCATTCTTCACATAAGGTGACCAAACAAGCATAAATCTACCAtcaaaatttacatttttttgaaaatttggagcaattcaacaaGCATTATCTAAGTttaaagcatacctgggtacccaaatactcttcatcCGGTTGttgttggtaaaatccatcgttttcctcttgagattgagtttggggaagaatacaatcacaatctaagaaataactcatatttaGATCAttatgaagattaacaaatattctaggagaggaaggagatgaagattcagatgagGGTATTTTAGGAACATCTAAATAAATTTTCAACAGGAACAGCTAAAGAAATTTTCGATGATGAACCGAAGAAGATGAGGGTATTTTAGCAAATTTAGTAAAATAACCTTTATATATGCCATGTGTATAATattgctgactcagctaactggaagttggatggaaaaagtaatgatgggaggaaacactaattttgatTTATTTGGGGAGGAAATGCAATTTAGCGATCTTTATAGGGGAGGAAATGAAAAATAGCCTTTTATATATCATAAATAGAGAAATCAAGGACATAATAGTCAAAACTTATCCACATCCGGATAAGTTTTGATAAGGCTGTACAAGAGCCGGTACGGTTCGGTTTTCTTATAGAACCGGTCATTGTACCTGCTGTTGACCGATACCTCATTTTAAGGACTGGTCCATATACCTGTTCCGGTGTTATCTCTGTCCGGTAGTACTCGTCCGGTTCTAAGCCGGTACCGGTTTTTTACTCCAAACCGATTACAGAGATTATGTCAAACAACATCTAATATTTTCAGTCCTAAAAAAAATTGCAAACACAGTCAAGAACTCATTCATGTACACTCCAAAAGGCAGCAAACAaatataagcaaaaaaaaaaaaaaaaaaggatttgatAGAGGGAAaaccatccatcttcaactgAATTCAAATCAATGAACTGCATGAAATCATCTAGCACCACCAATTTGTAATCAAGACCTTTGAACTTCAGTCTACATATCAATTAATACTACTCTTAACCAGAATCATCTCCTCTGCCTCAAATCAGTCAAAACCTTCAAAAACAAAACCCTTATATTACTGGAAAACCAATTTCATCACCAAAAACTGGGTTTTACCTCTAACTTTAATCTAATCTAATTAATTGACTGTCCAATATGTTCTTCAATTTCatcgattctccattaacataAACTTCCTCCATAACCCTAACCTTCAATTTCAGAAACCCATTGAAATAACCATCCAATCTGTTCTTCTAGGTTTCGATTTGATTTTTTCAGAGATGGTTAAGAAGAAGAAGCTAACGAGATTCGATTTGATTGGATTAaaatctcgatttgatttctCCAGTCTACATATTTCGgttgagaaaaaaaagaaaaagaggcagGAAAGAACGAACGAGTGAATACATTTTGATTTCTGTTCGACAGTATAAGAAAGGAAGCCTACCATCGACGGATAATATTCATTCATCTGGACGGCTAAGTTTAATCGGTTTTTCTGGTCCGGTTACCTTCCGGGAATCCCATTGGAAGCGGTACCTATACCGCTATGACACCGGTTCTAGATTCCATTCCCGTTCCCTGTACCGCTCTGATAAAAACTTAGCCGGCTAAAATAAAATCAAGATTTTGGGGTTTCTTTCTATCTTGATTTCAATTACAGAAAGATCCTAAAATTCATTGAAGAGAtaatacaaataaataaaacaaaatttgTCCGGAATTAACACTAAAATTTTCTTTTACCAGAGTGATTTCCAATTTGGCGCGGTTTTGATTTTAGCTAGACTAGAGATGATAAAGTTGACTATATTTTGTTAGATCAACTAATCTAGACCGTTTATTTATAAATCTTGAAAAAATGATCAGATCTAACGGTTCAATTCAACGGACATCAAAATTATAGGTGACAGGATTAGATAAGATTTTTGTTTCGTTTTGAAGTTTGAACCACTAAACCAGAAACAACATGTTCGATTTATGAACCACTGAGAAGCCCAGTAGATTCCTATCACATTCTTTTGAACTCGAGAGGCCGCGAATGCGACCCTCGCCCCTTCACGGATATAGCGGCATTGAATCAAAAAAGATAAGAGAGAATAACTTTGCCCAGCAGCCTAAAACCTCATCTTCTGATTGGTTGTTCCCTGATCTCCTCAGTATTGTTTCATTGTTTGTACCGGACCAATGCGTAAAATATGATGTTAAATCATTACTCGCTCGATTAATTATATCATAGAAGACTGATGTAGACGATGTTCAGTCAGCTGATTAGGTGGATCATGGCAAGAAGACTACAGTCTCCACCTTTTTGAACGAAAACAAACTGACCCGACAAGATTCTACTTGACAGATCATAAGGGCACCTTTAGaccttgtttttaggttttcaatCTCTTCTTTAGAAGGTGGATCATCCTCCCTTCACACGTTAAAAAGAATGCTTATTAGAACCAAAAAATCAGCTACGAGATTGATAAGAAGTTTCTTCTTTTATAGAATGAAGTTTGTGGTGATGCTTATAGTGATGAAACACTAATGaaaaaaacaaggaataaaatcaTCATAGAGAACATAAAGGACTAAAAAGCATGGAAATGAGTAGTGGGTTTACCTGGTTACATATACCACGAAATCAGGTTCACCGGGAGAAGACTTCTTGAATTTGTTGTTAGGCAAATACACATCAAAAGTTGGTGTGGCTTCATTACTTATATGAATGTCTCTCAGACCGTCAGTGATTGAGAACTCAGCTTGCGATCTGGTTATTGATGTTCCGTTGCTGCCGTCCGAGTCCCCAACACAGGTAGTAGAACCCCGCTGCTTGTCCTTCTTCAAGGTCCACTGAACAGCATGACGACCAACAATATATCCAAGTGATTTCAAGTGCACATAAGCTTTAAAAGAATCCCAACTACAACCGCTCTTTTGTTCTGTAAGCATAGCATACATATCTCCTAAAGAAAGAAGTGAATCATCACTGTTAACAAGAACTAATGCTCCTAGTTCAGCCATGAACCTAAGAGAAGATACAGACAGAGTTTTAGATTCGATATTAGAATTTGACTAATTTGGGTTTGAGTCAAGATGTCAAGCCATCTATAACTAAACAAAAGCAGAAAATTCCAACCCAATCTTctgaagaaaaaatattataCCTTCAGGTAGCTAATATGACATGTACAAGTTTATGCAAGGAAAGCGGAAAGGGACGACAAACAAACAAGTTGAGGTAATACGATGTATCCCGTCTTGAATACTAGTTGATTACTTATGTAGACCAGCGAAAGGAAGAAAAACTGTGATTCAAAGACGTGGTTAAGATTTCATGAGCCAATAAGAAGATGGCCAAAAGTCTGATTTCGGGTATGATTACACTCCATACGACATAGATCATCCTAACGTAAATCTACAACAAATTAAGACTTCAGTAAGGATGATCCATATGGAGAACAGTTCATCCTCGCCCAAAATCGACTTTCAAACCTTGCATAATCCTTCTGTGGCCACAGTCACAAAAGTTCTGGTAAACTTGGTTACTACTAGTCATATGCAGGAACTAATTTCTGAAGAACACCAACCTGACCAACATCATATTCAAGTGATTATAACACTTTACTCTCAGTATTCACCCAGATTTTGAGAGAACCAAAAATCAGGAAGCTCATTCCTCTCTCAAACCACTTACAAAACACATGAATGGAATCATCATTCTTATGTAAGCGTTTCCATTCCCGCCAACCAAACTAACTTTAAGTATGTTTGGTTGGGGGAATGGGATAGCAAATGTGGTTGCACTTCTATGTTTAATACTCGTGTTTAGAGGAAGAATTGCTTTCCATGACGTTTTAGGTTCTCCTAAATGGGGGTATACTAAACCCACAACATAGGAAGGATGGTGTGGTTTTCAGTGAGAATCATCCAAATGACAAGCAGGCCACTGTAAATCGACATTAAAAACCTTGGTTGCTAGTCATATACAAGGAAATAATCCAATGATCACCAAGACAGCAACAATAAAGGGGATGACTTCATGATATGATAATTGTCCTCATTGCATACATTATAACTCACAAAACCAAAACTCCGTGACTTGAATCAAAAGCCAGGGAATCATAAAGTTCACCGTAGATATGCTATCTACATGTGATGGTTTAAGGTGGTTTAAGGTCTTAAAAGGAGTTGATTTCTACTGAGGTAATTCGCCGAATTAGCAATAAGAGTTTAAAAACACACTATGAATGACTGATAGTAGACAAAGATCTTACAACTAAACAAAAACTTCAATTACAGACAAGGTTGTAGATACCTGGGAGTTTATCTATACATACTGTTGATATGTTCAGTCATTGATTATACCTACCATAGTTGCTAACAATACCGTCTTTACTCCCAGCACTGTCAACAAACCCATCTTCCTCCATGGGATCAGGAGTACCCCAACTTAGTGAAACCTAAAGAATCAGAGAAATAAACTCTCAATCCAATTACCACACAGGAATGGGATGACATTCCAGGAAAGCGAATTCATTCCCTCCAACCAAACAAATTCTTAAACCACGTTTGGTTGGCAGGCAGGGAATCACATTCCCTGGAATGCTATACCACTCAACCACATCTGGTTTGCAAGATCAGGAGAGACATCGTTTCCCTCGACTCTTTAGGCTCCCCAAAAAAGAGTGAATAGCTAACCCACAACATTAGCAGGTGTACGATTCTCATTCTAGTGAAATAGTTCATAAAACAGGAAAGTCACATTTGCATTTCCATCCTAGCCAACCAAACATGCATTAACAGGAAAAAATGGTGTCCACATTTAGCAAGACATCGATTTGATTTTCTTCGGATTATCCACAAATACAACTTCTACTTACTTACCGAAAGGTCCCAAAATTGCTTATAATTACTTATAATTCTCCTCATTGCATACATCATCCTCAGCATATTTTATAACTCAGGAAACCATCACTCCATGACTTGAATAAAAAGCCGGGGTAACATAAAGTTTACCGTGGATATGCTATCTACATGTGATGGTTTAAG is a genomic window of Papaver somniferum cultivar HN1 unplaced genomic scaffold, ASM357369v1 unplaced-scaffold_6, whole genome shotgun sequence containing:
- the LOC113343467 gene encoding uncharacterized protein LOC113343467; this translates as MVEVKDWEVSSDGTQDSEVNLQDSDEDELVSMSGSIPKLQIRKLKSKVRWNSEMKMAEVLEKKGRCWGTTGIVRNSNTYLSIEETVFMAELGALVLVNSDDSLLSLGDMYAMLTEQKSGCSWDSFKAYVHLKSLGYIVGRHAVQWTLKKDKQRGSTTCVGDSDGSNGTSITRSQAEFSITDGLRDIHISNEATPTFDVYLPNNKFKKSSPGEPDFVVYVTREDDPPSKEEIENLKTRSKGALMICQVESCRVSLFSFKKVETVVFLP